The Rhododendron vialii isolate Sample 1 chromosome 5a, ASM3025357v1 genome contains a region encoding:
- the LOC131326865 gene encoding uncharacterized protein LOC131326865 isoform X1, giving the protein MDSMVTKRSKGIENPGFLDIEIDEETILPIDSVRKRMGQVKSPGNGVVEETGIQETRNGNNEVRERETIEEAENPRNGRERKGETVAHDAGVEVRERESEMVENHRNGETPPDDDCCSICFGDFDIPCKTNCGHWFCARCILMLWNYGRALQRCKCPICTRCISELTPEASLALRQEEEVVEALKKVERYNRLYVGGARGLMMKVHELPLLFRRCLGEMIDPNRLRFNYYTARLIALLLAILYEVCGFDFIPTGRLGAARLFQYSAMAVVLILFAVGLVRRFILYLRVRRLAALQQ; this is encoded by the exons atggATTCTATGGTGACGAAGAGAAGCAAAGGCATTGAAAACCCGGGATTTCTTGATATAGAGATAGACGAGGAAACAATCTTGCCTATTGATTCGGtcagaaagagaatgggtcagGTGAAAAGCCCTGGAAATGGTGTAGTTGAAGAAACAGGAATTCAAGAAACCAGAAACGGTAACAAcgaggttagagagagagagacgattgaGGAGGCggaaaaccctagaaatggTAGAGAGAGGAAAGGAGAGACGGTGGCCCATGACGCAGGAGTtgaggttagagagagagagagcgagatgGTGGAAAACCATAGAAATGGGGAAACCCCTCCTGATGACGATTGTTGCTCTATTTGCTTTGGGGACTTTGACATTCCTTGTAAGACTAATTGTGGACACTGGTTTTGCG CCAGATGCATTTTGATGTTATGGAACTATGGTAGGGCACTTCAGCGTTGCAAGTGCCCCATTTGCACACGTTGCATTAGTGAGTTGACACCAGAGGCATCACTAGCCCTTCGGCAGGAAGAGGAAGTTGTTGAGGCTTTGAAGAAAGTTGAGAGGTACAATCGCCTATATGTAGGTGGTGCCCGTGGCCTCATGATG AAAGTCCACGAGCTACCACTGCTGTTCAGGAGATGTCTTGGAGAAATGATTGATCCTAATAGATTGAGATTTAACTACTATACGGCACGGCTCATTGCA TTGTTGCTGGCCATTTTGTATGAGGTTTGTGGGTTTGACTTCATTCCAACAG GGAGACTGGGGGCCGCAAGACTGTTTCAGTATTCTGCTATGGCTGTTGTACTCATACTATTCGCTGTTGGTCTGGTCCGCCGATTCATACTTTACCTTCGCGTTAGGCGCTTGGCTGCCCTCCAGCAATGA
- the LOC131326865 gene encoding uncharacterized protein LOC131326865 isoform X2: MDSMVTKRSKGIENPGFLDIEIDEETILPIDSVRKRMGQVKSPGNGVVEETGIQETRNGNNEVRERETIEEAENPRNGRERKGETVAHDAGVEVRERESEMVENHRNGETPPDDDCCSICFGDFDIPCKTNCGHWFCARCILMLWNYGRALQRCKCPICTRCISELTPEASLALRQEEEVVEALKKVERYNRLYVGGARGLMMKVHELPLLFRRCLGEMIDPNRLRFNYYTARLIALLLAILYEVCGFDFIPTGFIGRIVRECVIPRSHKYPD, translated from the exons atggATTCTATGGTGACGAAGAGAAGCAAAGGCATTGAAAACCCGGGATTTCTTGATATAGAGATAGACGAGGAAACAATCTTGCCTATTGATTCGGtcagaaagagaatgggtcagGTGAAAAGCCCTGGAAATGGTGTAGTTGAAGAAACAGGAATTCAAGAAACCAGAAACGGTAACAAcgaggttagagagagagagacgattgaGGAGGCggaaaaccctagaaatggTAGAGAGAGGAAAGGAGAGACGGTGGCCCATGACGCAGGAGTtgaggttagagagagagagagcgagatgGTGGAAAACCATAGAAATGGGGAAACCCCTCCTGATGACGATTGTTGCTCTATTTGCTTTGGGGACTTTGACATTCCTTGTAAGACTAATTGTGGACACTGGTTTTGCG CCAGATGCATTTTGATGTTATGGAACTATGGTAGGGCACTTCAGCGTTGCAAGTGCCCCATTTGCACACGTTGCATTAGTGAGTTGACACCAGAGGCATCACTAGCCCTTCGGCAGGAAGAGGAAGTTGTTGAGGCTTTGAAGAAAGTTGAGAGGTACAATCGCCTATATGTAGGTGGTGCCCGTGGCCTCATGATG AAAGTCCACGAGCTACCACTGCTGTTCAGGAGATGTCTTGGAGAAATGATTGATCCTAATAGATTGAGATTTAACTACTATACGGCACGGCTCATTGCA TTGTTGCTGGCCATTTTGTATGAGGTTTGTGGGTTTGACTTCATTCCAACAG GTTTTATTGGCCGGATAGTGAGGGAATGTGTAATCCCGCGTTCTCACAAGTATCCAGACTAA
- the LOC131326696 gene encoding uncharacterized protein LOC131326696 produces the protein MAKRFSFTASTDRLYRYFFAYSGLRSTATDLGGGTIIHSWIPKTHKPTKPTLLLIHGFGANAMWQYGDLLRHLLPHYNLYVPDLLFFGQSHTSAPDRSEAFQAKCLMKLMEVHGVVGKVSLVGISYGGFVGYSMAAQFPASVERVVVCCAGVCLEERDMGEGLFRVADLEEAVRILLPQTVEKLRELMKLSFVRPARGVPSFILSDFILVMCTDHLKEKRELIQEILKDRKLSDLPKINQQTLIIWGEQDQIFPLELGHRLQRHIGGNAELVIIKNAGHALNLEKPKEFTKYLKAFLLDSSTAK, from the exons atggcaaaACGCTTTAGCTTTACAGCATCCACAGACAGGTTATACCGCTATTTCTTCGCCTACTCCGGCCTCCGCTCGACTGCCACCGACCTTGGTGGTGGCACCATCATCCACAGCTGGATTCCCAAAACCCACAAACCCACAAAACCCACCCTCCTCCTCATCCACGGCTTCGGTGCCAATGCAATGTGGCAATATGGCGACCTCCTCCGCCACCTCCTCCCCCACTACAACCTCTACGTGCCGGACCTCCTCTTCTTCGGCCAGTCCCACACTTCGGCGCCTGACCGGTCGGAAGCATTCCAGGCCAAGTGTTTGATGAAGTTGATGGAGGTGCATGGGGTGGTTGGGAAGGTGAGTTTGGTTGGGATTAGTTATGGTGGGTTTGTGGGGTATAGCATGGCGGCGCAGTTTCCGGCTTCGGTGGAGAGGGTGGTGGTGTGTTGCGCGGGGGTGTGCTTGGAGGAGAGGGATATGGGGGAGGGATTGTTTCGGGTGGCGGATTTGGAGGAGGCGGTGAGGATTTTGTTGCCGCAGACGGTGGAGAAGCTGAGGGAGTTGATGAAGCTTTCATTTGTTAGGCCGGCCAGAGGGGTGCCCTCTTTCATCCTTTCAGATTTCATTCTC GTTATGTGTACAGATCATCTGAAAGAGAAGAGGGAATTGATCCAAGAGATACTCAAAGATCGAAAGCTTTCTGATCTTCCCAAGATCAATCAG CAAACTCTAATAATATGGGGAGAGCAAGATCAAATCTTCCCATTGGAGCTGGGACACAGGTTACAAAG GCATATTGGGGGGAATGCTGAGCTAGTGATAATCAAGAATGCAGGGCATGCTCTCAACTTAGAGAAGCCTAAGGAGTTTACCAAGTACTTGAAGGCATTTCTTCTTGATTCCTCAACAGCAAAATAA
- the LOC131326695 gene encoding outer envelope protein 64, mitochondrial, producing MSKQLSLGKISVSNPKVWVVIGVTVAGIVILAETRRRRLRARKVEREDLGAFIERFELLPFPQPLPPAARHLLSGLTFAVKDIFDVKDCVTGFGNPDWKRTHEAAGKTAVVVTALLKNGATCVGKTVMDEFAFGITGENVHYGTPTNPRMPSHIPGGSSSGSAVAVAAGFVDFALGTDTIGCVRTPASFCGILGCRPSHGVVATIGVLPNSQSLDTIGWFARDPSILHRVGHILLQLNQVEPRRTRCFIIADDLFQLSKVPKQKSIQVITRVTENLSGYQPPRHVNFGQYVAANVPSLRGFREESMTLQDGISTLKALSSVMFLLQRYEFKTNHGEWVKAVKPRLASDVADHVNAAVDATHENVKTLYKVRTEMRAALRSLLKDDGILVVPTVADPPMKLNSKKGLSAEFHDRAFALLSIASMSGCCQVTIPFGKHDGCPISVSFLAFHGADKFLLDTVLDTYSSLQEQVSLVSHSSPVPDTNGHMDASELLKEKGNAAFKGRQWNKAVSYYSEAIKLSEINATYYCNRAAAYLELGCFREAEEDCSKAISLDKKNVKAYLRRGTARESLVLYKDALQDFKHALVLEPQNKVANQAEKRLRKMIS from the exons ATGTCGAAGCAACTTAGCCTGGGGAAGATCAGCGTCTCGAACCCGAAAGTCTGGGTCGTGATCGGCGTCACCGTCGCCGGAATCGTCATTCTCGCCGAGACGCGGCGGCGGAGACTCAGAGCGAggaaggtagagagagaagactTGGGTGCTTTCATCGAACGCTTCGAGCTTCTCCCCTTCCCCCAGCCGCTGCCGCCCGCTGCTCGACACCTTCTCTCTGGTCTCACATTCGCCGTCAAGGACAT TTTTGACGTGAAAGACTGTGTGACTGGGTTTGGTAATCCAGACTGGAAGAGGACGCATGAGGCAGCTGGAAAGACAGCGGTGGTGGTGACGGCTTTGTTAAAGAATGGGGCTACTTGTGTGGGAAAGACCGTCATGGATGAATTTGCTTTCGG GATAACTGGAGAAAATGTGCATTATGGAACCCCAACAAACCCACGAATGCCATCCCATATTCCTGGGGGATCATCTAGTGGTTCAGCTGTGGCTGTTGCAGCTGGATTTGTCGATTTTGCTCTTG GTACTGATACAATTGGATGTGTGAGAACACCAGCATCATTTTGTGGTATACTTGGATGCCGACCATCCCATGGGGTTGTAGCTACAATTGGGGTTCTACCAAATTCGCAAAGTTTGGACACAATTG GATGGTTTGCACGTGATCCATCAATTTTACATCGTGTTGGGCACATTCTACTTCAACTGAACCAGGTGGAACCTAGAAGGACAAGATGCTTTATCATAGCTGATGATCTCTTCCAGCTTTCCAAGGTTCCAAAGCAGAAGAGTATACAAGTTATAACCAGAGTAACTGAAAATTTATCCGGGT ACCAACCACCCAGACAtgtgaattttggtcagtatgTTGCTGCAAACGTGCCCAGCTTAAGAGGTTTCCGTGAAGAGTCAATGACCTTGCAAGATGGAATATCTACTCTGAAAGCTCTATCATCTGTTATGTTTTTACTGCAGAG ATACGAATTTAAAACAAATCATGGAGAATGGGTTAAAGCAGTCAAACCCAGATTAGCATCTGATGTCGCTGATCACGTGAATGCAGCAGTTGATGCTACACATGAGAACGTTAAAACTTTGTACAAAGTCAGAACTGAAATGCGAGCAGCCCTACGGAGTCTCTTGAAG GATGATGGAATATTAGTAGTCCCCACAGTTGCTGATCCTCCAATGAAACTTAATTCAAAGAAAGGTCTCTCTGCTGAGTTCCATGACAGAGCATTTGCCCTACTGAGCATAGCAAGTATGTCTGGTTGTTGTCAG GTCACCATTCCATTTGGCAAGCATGATGGCTGTCCAATCTCTGTCTCTTTCTTAGCATTCCATGGAGCTGATAAATTTCTTCTTGATACTGTTTTGGATACTTACTCGTCTCTTCAGGAGCAAGTTAGCCTTGTGTCCCATTCATCACCAGTGCCAGATACAAATGGCCACATGGATGCCTCTGAACTGTTGAAAGAAAAG GGAAATGCTGCATTTAAGGGAAGACAGTGGAATAAGGCTGTAAGTTACTACAGTGAAGCTATAAAGTTGAGTGAGATAAATGCAACTTATTATTGCAACCGAGCTGCTGCTTACTTGGAACTAGGATG CTTTAGAGAAGCTGAGGAGGACTGCAGCAAGGCAATTTCACTTGATAAGAAG AATGTGAAGGCTTATTTAAGGCGAGGAACAGCTAGAGAATCACTTGTCTTGTATAAAGATGCTCTTCAAG ATTTCAAGCATGCTCTTGTCCTAGAGCCACAAAATAAGGTTGCCAATCAAGCTGAAAAGAGGCTAAGGAAAATGATAAGTTAA